TAAACAATTCGGCCTGTGGGCAAGgtcgtgtgtgagtgtgtgtgtgtgtgtgtgtgtgtgtgtgtgtgtgtgttttgactgGCTGCAAACAGGACGTTGTCAAATGGCGCTCTTTCACAGTGCACAGTGAGGGTAACGTTACAACAGTAAAAACGATGGTTTCTAGAATAAAGTAAACACTCCCAAAAAAGGCAATTTAACTTTCTGTTGTAATAGATTATTTAAATTTATGAAAtcagtatgtattttttttaaaatactgatGAAATCTTAAATACAGAAGTGAAAGTGTTGGTGCGCACTCATCAGTTTGTactttcctttttaaaatggtCACATTTGCATGCAATCAAATCTGCATTTTACACTGTCATTACATATTTCTACATAAATACACTCAATATTTATAGGTTAAAACTGTAAATATGATTGTCGAATATTTTATGTGTGCAGGAGGGCGCCATGGACCTGCTGAGAGAACTGAAAGGTTTCAATATGACACTCAAACTTCTCCAGGTAGGCTGCAGTGTATTGTTTAGTAGAGCGCACTTTCCCCATTGCTTTCCAACCAGTTACCTACTTGTTACTCACGCACCAACATGAACTGCATTATTACTAAAGCTCTCAATGTATATTTATGTACGTCTGTTTTAGGAAACAAGGATCGGTATGTCTGTGAACGGCATCAGGAAGCACTGCACAGACGAGGAAGTCATTGCCTTGGCAAAAGTCCTCATTAAAGACTGGAAAAGACTTCTGGGTACTTGATTTTGATGCATGATTTACTGAGCAGTTGTTTGTGCAATAAATATGTCAATGGACTGATTGATTCACTGATATGTGATCCCTCTTCCCCTCCCACAAACACTCCCACAGACTCTGAGAAACCATCTGAAATGAAGAATGGATTGGACCCAGCGGTGTCTCCAAACAGCTCCCCCTCTGAGACACACAGCAGGTCAGTACtttcacagctgctgctgcacagaaaCTCCACAGGCAACATGATATTTAACACAGAAGCAGAGGCAATAAAGTTCGGACCCACAGTGGTGAGTGCGACCTGACTGCTTTCATTTAATGTTGAAATGATGTGGGATTATGACGGAAATGCCATACATGCCACAGTGCACCACACTACACTTTTACATGTACACAGACACCTGCTGTGAAAAATAGCTCAGCCCCAGCAGCTCTGTCAAAAAGCACTGAAGAAATTAAAAGCTGAAAGAAAGTGTCAGGAGTTAAACTGTAGCTGCCTATCCAGTAAATCAGTACGTAAAGAcagttgtttgtgtctttgccaTGGAAGCTTTTACATCACTGTTTTCTCAAGTGGACATGTGTCAGTAAAGTGTCCAAACAAAGACAATATACAGCACCAAGGACGGTGCTTTATGATTAGAATGTAAAggaatcaaaaataaaaatgataaaagaagCCTCATTTCATGTCAGATTTTCCAGTGACGCACCATCAACTGTATTCATGTGCTCTAACGGCTAAATTAATTATAATGAATGGCTTCgtagtgtttatgtgtttgcttGGGTATTACTGCGATCAGATTAGGACATCGGAAATTAACGTTGCAGTCACACGTGATGATGGACGCTTCTGTTACGGAGGCTGTCAATTCGTTTTTTCAAGGTAGTCCTATTTGCAAATGAAAGTGTGGAGCCTTTCTAAAGAGGTTATGAAATCTGTGATGTCCTTCTGTTAGTTTTTGTATGAAGTTTTCATCTGAATCAGTGAATTCTCTTCTTGGACTGCGTTTATTGCAGTAGAGGGGGTTTCAGTATTACCTGTGCTGGTCAGTACCACAGTATTAGAACCACAAAGAGCTGTGACACAGGTATAGGTTGAGTGTTGAGGGATCTAttaagcctagtcccaattaaacggccagtctcttttactagcccggtgtggctcaacattttgacaaataaatgcctgtctcaattagaggcctgatCTGGTTGCCAaacagttgatttttttttaatagaagttcttcggatgtataaaactgagctgttggctacctcaaattttGTGTCCACTCCTCAATTACCCGGTAAATTATTCATactcctttagtctgtaagggtcctcagatcaaaataatcaaaagggtttttcataaaaattaatcctagtggtgagtattgttttaacaagataaagtggtgttgtgttggtatgccaGGGGCCGTAATCCTTGAGTGCTGTAACtctctctgatgcgctgtctgttggagctaggtcaaatgaatgattcataactgatatattatctgaagcctaatttttaaacaagtaatattcatactggttcaaataaacaatttgattgtatttcttgATCTTTGCTGAGCCTCCAGTTTCGTGTGAAAGGAATAGCCTGtcccaaataaaggcctgttgatttcaatgatttaagcaaataatagtaTAATGTTACAAAGATGGCTGTTCAAATAATGAGAGAAAGATATGTGAAAGTAATCCCTCTGAGCAAAAACTtcaggcttcagactgttctgaatactctgttgttgtttttttctactttatctatgagctgatgtcagcttatgacacatttctttatatggtcgtctgctccaggcacactacaccagtgctgtgtctcaaatcgcgtacttctgtacttacacttaatatgtTGAGTGcatttttgcactaagcaccactaaagcagtctgtaatgatttggtaccgcgaacgataacgcgaatgctaatgctagtttgctaactaacTAATTTGcagtcgtcatttccggtgagtgcacaacggccgtgtttggtttgagacaacactaccctgtcgaaatttgcgcactatgccaataagtacatagtgtacatagtatactacatggaagtgtactaacggaagtatgtgatttgagacacactacAAGTGTTACaccattacatacactgctacatgtagctacatgctaacgtcagggaaacattgAAAACTTGAAACCAGTTGGAGGCTTAGAAAACTCTTTGTTACAGTTATTTCCCTGCTGCAGTGACGTTGCAGAGACGCTGAGATGCAGACGACccggaaatgctgaccaatcagagcagactagGTTTTTTATGGAGAgaggcttaaagagacaggtgctaaagacagagggtgaatacaggtgctccagcacagacaatctgatgaaaaaaaaaatctagtgctttttgaacattaaagtatgtaaacatgttcttggagaaactcaaaatacaagtatgaacctgaaaatgatcataacaggtcccctttaacATCAGTCAAGTCATGCAATGAAGGGGAAAGTTAAGATAAACTTAATGACTGCCAATTCATTAAATGGGTTGTTGGATCTATTTAATTCCATCCACATGGGACCTAAGATGCATTACAACAACAAACCTGACCTAAGTGAAACTGGTAAATGTTTGCAGGCTCTTAAACAGAGGTGAAGATGATACTTCCTTTGTTTCTCTTAGTCACAGAAGACTGGACGTTAAACCGAAACCTGACTCAGATCCTGACAAAAACCACCCcgataaaaacagaaaagaaaaacataatgacgatcacaaaaccaaaaagagacagacTGATGATGCCAGCGATGAAAAGCACCCGGAGGAGCCCCAAAATGAGAAATATCCCCAAGAAATCAGAAAGGAGAAGCATTTAGAAGAGcccaaaaaacaaagacatgcagaggATGCCCAGCACGAAACGGATAACAAGAAACAGAAGCATGTGCAAGAcctgcagagtgagaaacacaagcCAGAACCGAAGAAAGAAAGGCTGTTAGGAGAACCAAAGAAGATGAGACACGTAGAAGATgtcaaaaaggaaaaacacccAGAGGAGCCCAAGAAACACAGCTACACTGATGACAtgaagaaggagagagacagagaagaaagcAGATATGAGAGGCCGATAAACTCACCGCATCGAGAAAGACCGCTGactgaacagagagagaaacctgCAGATTACAAACCACTGTTTGAAAGGTGAGATGGAGGTGGCTCAAAAGCTGATTAATACAAATCAAAAACATGCAGCAGAGGTTCAGATTGAGTTGTTTATTTCAGGAGAGGAGTGTTGGACAGCAGTATTCTGTATCCCTCCCGgttcccctctcctcctcgaCCTGTTCGGCCTCCTCTCCCGATCAAACGCCCCTCTGTGGACCTGAAAAAAGACAGGTCAGGACTGTTACCTCGCCTGAGCTGAAGAGCATGATGGACTGAAATATTACTGCATGACATAACCGTTTCTGAGTCACTCATATGCACTGACATTTGTTCCTACACTTTAATAACCAGACTCGTGGCCTAACAGGATACCGGCTGTGCATGGTGCATGCTGGGAAGGGTCAGTCAGATGTGTCTTTCATAAAAGGATTTTGTATTTAGCTGGAACAATTTCACCGACCCTTGAATTTGTACTGTTGTGACATTTCTTCAGGAAGGACAGTAAAGACTCCCGACATCCTCGTCCTCACGCTCCTCGACCCTCCTCTCCGCCAGCTAAGCGACCTTCACTAGAAGTAAAGAAAGAGAGGTCAGGCATGCTTCGGTGCTTGTTTGAGTGTAGTGCAGAGAAGTGTGAGATTTTTATGGAAACTCAAAACAAATGTTGATTTTCACATCAGGAAAGTTCCACCAGAACCAAACACTCCTCCGATTACTCCTCCTtacctccttcctcctccacccAGGTCAGCGCCTGCATGCCCACTGCATTGACTCATATATATTTACCATAATATCCACTCTCATCTTTAAGCAACTCAGATGAgctcaaagttttttttccccatttagaAAGGAGCCTCCTGATCCCAacgctcctcttcctccacttcctcttcacctccaccccccacctccacccccgaAGCGTCCCTCACTGGAAGGAAAAAAGGAGAGGTCTGGATCAGATGAGTTCTCATTACAGACCACATGTAGTCGCCGCCTTGAAGTGTCTCGGAGGattattttggaaaaaagaacatgtaATTTGATTTGGAGTTCTCTGCATTGAATCTTTGTGTCGTTTGCCACGGCAGGAAGGAGTCGTCAGACTCTAAACCTCCACAGAAGAAGACGTCAGGAGATCACGTGAAGAAAGACAGGTCTGGGATCTGGGGATTATTCTGTCTCTCATTTACCCTTGAAAAAATACTTCGCTGTTGTCTCTGGAGGATCAGTAACCTTAGATTacaatctgttttttgtttgttttactcgAAACATGGACACAATATAGTACACGACAGCAGGTATGGAATTGAGTCACAGATTTGATGACTTAAAACTCCACTgggcaaattaaaaaaagactcgAAACTCcccttggactttaacaccaacgACTCATGATTTCACATGGACTTGAACTTGAAAAtgcttgataccttcccccaaccccaaagattaaaaagtatgttatttaaaaagtgcgCCACAAATCAATTGATTTCCCTTCTTTTCCTGAATCAGCTAACATTACCGCTGACCATTCCCAGCAAGTTGACATTTAATTCCCaagatccactttgtttaaaTCAATCTGACAACATCCAAGCAAGTTGCAGGTAAGAACAATGAAGAACTAAGGTTATACATAAATTATACTAAGATAATGTTTtgcctacaaaaactatgtgatggtcaacaaaaaacaaattgcagtatgATAAAATGTTATTACGTTTGGTGAGGAGCGCAATAAGGATGGTTTAGAACTCGacactcaaagtttaggacttgtcagtcttggcTTGGGACTTCAATGCAAAGACtcgagacttacttgtgacttgcaaaacaatgacttggccCCACCTCTGTATGACTGTAATGCAGTGTGTGATGCTGTTAAGAGAGTTGtatcagctttttctttttgcgTGACTATAAAGGGGACATCAAATAATAATATCTGATGTTTTTTGAACCCTTTTGTCTGATCGTATTTCGAAGGATTAACTTTAACACATTAAGGTTTATGATTTTCCACTGTTTAACTATTGTTCTCCCATTGCTTTAATACCCATATATGTTTGGAAATCATTCACATCTTCAAACTGGTGTAACTCactgtaaagaaaacaaagagcCTTGTTAGTAcaaagcttgttttctttttgcaggAAAGACTCATCGGATAGCAAAGTGCCTAAAAAACACTCCGATGAAGTCAAGAGAGAAAGGTTGGCCAGTCATGAGTGTGGAAATGCTTGTTAAACTGTGAATCATGGTGGTTGTGTAGTTCGACTATGAGTTTCTTAAAGCAGCTCTTTGTGGCTTTTCAGTGCATGTGGAGCTTGTCTTTTTATACTTTTGGATTTGTTTGAGAATCAAACAAATGTTTCCTTTTGTCAGGAAAGATTCATCTGACTCTAAAGCGTCACCTCCCAAAAAGCCCAGTGTGGATGtcaaaaaagagaaacacaggTGTGCACGAGCAGGaaaataaatttcactgttCATTGCATTTTAATCTGTGCTGCTTTATGTCGGGCATAATGTGTATATTATTGGTGTCAGCGTCACAACTCTGTCTCCTTTGCTGCAGGAAGGAGTCCTCAGACTCCAAGCCTGGCCAGCCTGTGAAACGTCAGTCAACTGACTCCAAACCTGACAGGTAGGACTGGTATGCACTACTTTAACTATTGTTCATTGTTGtaaatgaaatagaaataaCATGGTCAGTAAAACCAGATTTACTGAAAGTGTCTTGTTTCCGACTATAGGCGGGAATCCACTGATTCAAAGAAAAGTAGCTCACCACCAGCAAAGAAGCTAACAGGCGAAAGGTAAATCGTCTTTAATAAAGTTTCACAGGTTTGTTTCAATGGAAACCATGAAGATGATGATACTGACGTTGTGTTACAGAAGAGAGTCTCACGGCTCCAAGACTTCTCAGCCTGGATCAACACAGAGGAAGCCCTCGACTGACAGCATGGAAAGGTATTTCAGTCAACTTTTAATAATACTTAAGCTATTGTGGGTTTATCAGCATTTATGCTAATGATactcatgtttatttttatattcaatTTAGCTAAAGTGTCCTGCAATTTCCCTTCAGCCAGGCTGTGGAGCATTTAGCATAGTTCAGTTCTTTTTGGGGGATTTTACAGCCCCCAGCTTAActgtttggttcagtctcacgGCTCTTATCAGCCTCTTATTTGCCAAAAAGCCCACCCTAGGGCAGCAAACATTAAGACCTTGAATGACCTTTGTTTGAATGTCCAATTGAGACATCCTGttatgggtaaaaaaaaaagttccaaaattaaagttgtgCTGGGATTGGACATCAGCTGGACGTTCTTCCTGGGCATACTAGTAACATCCATTTTTTGCCAGGGAAGAACATTACTGTCCACACAGTGTTTACTGGGAGCAGCAGTAAACAACAggcaaagttagcaactagctgctGAACATACTCAAGCATCAatttagttcagttcagttcagttcagttcaatcatttatttgtcacatgaaactTTACAAAGTACAACTCCAATGAAATGTGCTCCCATCatgctcctttaacttgtgcactgtaatttagtcctttaTTGCCTCTCCTTACAtcattggctgctgctttataattgtccatgtttccggATGTTTTGGTAATCCATGGCGTCTGGTTggggaatgatttaactgtcaaCTCATCCCGACCtcaaagggatagtgcaccaaaaaatgaaaattcagccgtTATCTACTCACCTAGgtatatgccgacggaggccttggtgaagttttagagtcctcacatcccttgcggagatcggcgggtggagcggctagcacacctaatggctgacggcgccccagactaacgtccaagaacacaaaattgaaaccacaaaatatctccaacatgctcatccgtagtgatccaagtgtcctgaagccccgacataaaaagttgttttgaaaaacgtcatttgaactctgtttttagcctcactgtagcctgtagctctgactgcttctctgtgctctgcgctCTAAAActggactctaaaacttcaccagggcctccgtcggcatatggatgagtagataatggctgaattttcatttttggatgcactatccctttaacaagaTGGCCGTATGGTTGCTTTTCCCAAGCGTGGgcagcagtgatccacagcaggacgGAGACATTAGCTCAATCCAAATGACACACCAGTCCTCTTTCACTGTAAATCAcatgcctcctctcctcttggcagagtcctctgctctgtcagatcagcatatagaaaaagagtcacctggtcCTGTCCAGGGTTAGCCAAGTTTCTGTGAATCAAAGGATTAGAGTTCCTGTTATGCCATTAGAAACTGATGCGGTGCAGGGGTCGTCCAGATCATTTCAAATATCTGTACAAcagctagcaggatgctagttcagctggtgctcATTCTTCCCCATCTTTGCATggtgtttactgatgtttacatttgaaacctCAACCTGGCAAGCTAACCACTAGCTAGTAGAAGTCAGCAGAAAGAGTTTCCACCTGGTGAGTTGATGTCCTCATCCTGATGAGTGACTCGCAGATGCCGCCGTTGAAAggcaaccacaaaaagcaccaccaagacttgcaaaatagactTAAAAGCTGAAATTTAGCCcaaatttagcagagctgacagagaggcgaCTGGAGGCGTCTGCACCAACAAGTCAGATATttctctcaggagttggtggagaccgaaaaaacagctgaaacagAGAGAACATTGGTCTTACATGCTGGTGGATTGGCCAAATGCACAAATCCAAATCAATTCTTCTgttttgcctgttacatgttACATGTTAGTCATCCTAAAAAGGTGCTAATATGTCAGTGTGTTCCACTGTCCCCAagtagacaaaaaaaataagttaTGGCTGCCTGAACACAAAATGTTCTTAATAAGGTCTACCAAAAAATTCAGTGCTGCtccagaaaaaataaacaccagGCTCAGTTTAGAAAAGATAACGCCTCTCTTTCCTGAGGTCAGATCAGCCAAATACACCAGATGTGACGCTTCACACACTCTACTCTGTCATACTTTGATGTGTCCTTTTCTGCAGGAAGGGCAAAATTGATACTCCTAAAACTCCCACCACCCCGACCAGCCCCATGTCACCCAGCTTCAGTTCTGCCGGGGGTCCGCTGCCCCCTCACCTCACTACTGGAGACTCTGTCAGAGACAAGTGCATTGAGATGCTGGCGGCCGCTCTGCGCACAGACAGTAAGGCTCAGATAACACTTTATCAGTTGGagcacacactgctgcagctaATGTTCTCTAAAGACGCTGACaaagtgacacacacaaaacagacaaaagagtGGAACTATACCATacaaagaacacacacatgtcACTGTTATGTGCAAGTTAATATGATCTTTTTTCTGGTCTTTACAGACGATTTCAAGGATTTTGGAACTAATTGTGAAAGCATGGCTGCAGAGATCGAAGATCATATCCTTGAATTTAGCTCATTATTTGCTGATGTGGTTGGTTTGACATTCTCCGATCCAAATAGAAGTTATCCCATTTGACATTATTACTATTCCCCTTGACCGCATGGTCGCACATATCTATCAGGAGATAAAGGCCACtgatatgaaatataaaaaccgAGTCCGCAGCCGCATCAGCAACCTGAAGGACCCAAAGAACCCTGGACTTCGCAGAAACGTACTCGCAGGAAGCATTGACTTGGGCCGCATCGCCAGCATGTCTGCTGAGGTACAGAACGCTGCAACTACACACCAAACCACTGATGAACTCCTTTCATGATGCACAGATTTGTTTTCCTGTCATGCTTTTATGCCCCTGTGCTCCATTTTGTCACATCTTTGTCTTTATGTAGGAGATGGCCAGCGATGAGCTGAAACAGCTGAGGAACGTTCTCACACAGGAGGCCATCAGGGAGCACCAAATGGCCAAAACTGGTGGCACCACCACCGACCTGCTGCAGTGCGGCAAGTGCAAGAAAAAGAACTGCACCTACAACCAGGTAAACACACACCATGcatgaaaatgcaaacaaacataCATCACAAACCTTCTTTTTTCTGTGGTGTGGAGTttcaacaaagcaaaacaaatcattagAAAAAGAGAAAGTGTGGGTGCGAGGTTACATTATGGGTTGTAtgaaataaatgtgtatttattttagatttacTTTGTAAAACTGTGTGATTCCCTGATCTGAGTGTTGTTTCTCTGAgggcaaaagcaaaacaaaaaaagctgcttTTATAAATGTTGTGGTATCATCTATCCAAGGAAAAGGCAGCTGGTAAGCCGTCTGTATTGCTGAGGTCTTACTCCATTAAGAGTGGAGTAATACTCCTAAATTAGGCAGTTAGGAGTACGTGATTGTGTTTCAGCTTTATTCAGCTCCAGCCCATCTCTGCACTGTGATCTATGTGTTGTTTACAGCTTACAAAacctcctgtgtttgtgtgtgtgtgttttaggtgcaGACACGCAGTGCTGATGAGCCAATGACCACATTTGTTCTGTGTAATGAGTGTGGAAACCGCTGGAAGGTAAGCTTTCCCCAGCTTTTGTTTCAATAACTCATATTTTATGTACTgatgaattaaaaaatacatttttttccctcccacATTTCAGTTCTGCTGATGCCTTCCAGATGAAACCACGTTTTTTTTCTGAGCATATTGAACTGCATTATTTTCTATAATGGGAGGGGAGGGAGTTTATAAATTATTGCAGCTAGTGATTCAAACAGATTAAAGTGTTACAATTTTTACTTGAAATTTTGAGATTTCTAAGCATGTgctaatataataataatcaggGTTTGCTTTCCGTGGAATTGAAGACTGAGCATGAACGTCAGTTTGATGACTGTTAACACATCGGTAATGATAATGGTGCTGTCATGATGGAACGACCAGTTAATATGCGGTGTCATATTAGAGCTGTTCACTTTGTATATATATCTAATAAAACAGCATAAATAATCTGTATGATGGCTTTTTAAACTCACGTTTAATAAAAAACTTTGACAATCAGTCTCACTCAGAGTCACTTCCcacatcatcgtcatcatcctcatcatcatcatcatcatcatcatcatcatcagtattTGTGGCACACGAAACATACTGTTTGCTTTTAAGTATGGTTAAGATAAAATAATACTCTGCCTgcgggccaaatctggcccagGATAGGCCATCTTACTGGATTTTGTTTATTACAAAGAAATGGCATGATAGGATCCCCCAGACCCCCCGACGTAGGTCCGGGCTAAACCCTGAATGtcctggagcctatcccagctgacacagCGCGAGAGGCAGATAGATGggtggacaggtcgccagactatcacagggctgacacatagagacagacaactattcacgTGCACATTTACACCTACAGACAATATAGAGTCACCTATTAACCtgaatgtctttggactgtgggaggaagctggagtacctggagaaaaccctcGCTGACgtggggaaaacatgcaaactccatatGGAAGGGCCCCTCCACCCtaggtttgaaccaggaaccctcttgctgtgaggcaacaatggtGACCACTGCACTACTGTGCCGCCCTATATGcttatcatttcattttatttgggCATAATTGAAGTTTACTACAGTGCTTTACACTCTTATTAGTATCTAGTTTGATGAGATAAGTGAactaaagacagaaataaaaatcttCAATACAATGCACTATTAGGGATCTGAGTTTAGTTATATAATTGATGTGTTcataattgtgaaaaaaaaatccataactCATTGCACAGAAAAATATTCAGTCAAAGACAggtgtttttaataaaaaatggtGCAACGGTGGTTTGAAGTGTTTCTGCTGCACCACTAAAAACAATCAGTAGATGGCAACAATTCATCATAACAAACACAAGCAACATCAGTTTCCCACAGTTGAATAGTTCTCTCTTCAGGTTACCGACCACAAATAAATGATACTGTTTCTTGTTAGTGCCGGTCCAGCTGGCTGGTAAAGCCAGAGGGAGGTGCTGCTGAAGACTAACGTGACAGTATTAAAGCCATTCCACAAAACAAACCTCTTTCCTGAACATTACTGAATTTGATATACTTATGCAAAATATATTAGCGCCTTGAGCAATGTGCAAATGATACTCCATCAACgctgtggttttttttttttaaagacatcacACTGCATGCAGGGCATtcagtatataaatataatgtttGGTGGTAATGTGAGACTGTGAATGTGATGGAAAGGAAAAGCTTCCCGGCCGCCCTCTGGCTGAGTATCCACCATCTGGTTTCCTGTGAGCTGAAATCACATTCATTTGCTTCTTCTGCATCATTTCCACCATTATACGTCCTCTGTTGATGTGCACGCAGAGCTCAGAAAGCATCAGCACTGACTGTGTTATTCTACACTGGTGCATTGGTGTTACAATCATCATCGCTCTTTCAGTCTAGAATctaaacagaaaaatatcacCTGAAATTCAACTTTACGGCTACACGTAAACAAGAATATACAAAATAAAGCCGCAAAGTTAAATTCAGTTGTTTGGAACTTCAAAATTCTgacacaagcaaacaaaaataaatatatttctcACCCTAATAATTTGCTAATGGATTCTGCAACATAAGTCCCCATATTTTTTCACTTGGTAgcagctgctctgctctgtgacCTCCGTGTCCCCAACAGTTGGTGAGAAGTGATGTGGGAAAATAAAAGCTGTTGAAACAATTACACTCTCCATAATATACTCCGACTGAATAACGCTCTCAAATAATGTCAACatgcatatttaaaataattaacacAGAAATTTGTCTTTTAAGAGAAGATAATTTGAAAAGATAGGGTTTTTTTTCACCTTTCTAGATTTATTATATAGCTTTATTAGCTTTCCCCAACAGTGATAATACACCACACATGTGCATTGATgtattactgaacaggcctactgtGCACAAGCCAAGATGCCCCAGCGTCAGGGCCCCCCCTcaccaaaataaccacaaagagatgcaagggAACTCCataaaggggcaaaacaaccacagaaagacacaaagcagctacaaaga
This DNA window, taken from Epinephelus moara isolate mb chromosome 6, YSFRI_EMoa_1.0, whole genome shotgun sequence, encodes the following:
- the tcea3 gene encoding transcription elongation factor A protein 3 isoform X5, yielding MTREEDLIRIAKKLDKMVSRNNTEGAMDLLRELKGFNMTLKLLQETRIGMSVNGIRKHCTDEEVIALAKVLIKDWKRLLDSEKPSEMKNGLDPAVSPNSSPSETHSRKDSSDSKASPPKKPSVDVKKEKHRKESSDSKPGQPVKRQSTDSKPDRRESTDSKKSSSPPAKKLTGERRESHGSKTSQPGSTQRKPSTDSMERKGKIDTPKTPTTPTSPMSPSFSSAGGPLPPHLTTGDSVRDKCIEMLAAALRTDNDFKDFGTNCESMAAEIEDHIYQEIKATDMKYKNRVRSRISNLKDPKNPGLRRNVLAGSIDLGRIASMSAEEMASDELKQLRNVLTQEAIREHQMAKTGGTTTDLLQCGKCKKKNCTYNQVQTRSADEPMTTFVLCNECGNRWKFC